One part of the Engraulis encrasicolus isolate BLACKSEA-1 chromosome 17, IST_EnEncr_1.0, whole genome shotgun sequence genome encodes these proteins:
- the psmd3 gene encoding 26S proteasome non-ATPase regulatory subunit 3, which yields MKEQTAKRREKAKDTKADKQKEKAEPQDVEMPEDEAPKEKTPKEIDSVTLEDIKEHVKQIEKAVSGKEPRFVLRALRALPSTSRRLNPNVLHKAITGFYTANAAAKEFLLGFLEEPMDTEGDVQFRPRTGKAAATPLLPEVEAYLQLLLVVYLTNNKRYAEGQKVSDDLLQKISSQNRRALDLVAAKCYYYHSRVYEFLNQLDVVRSFLHTRLRTATLRHDADGQATLLNLLLRNYLQYNLYDQAEKLVSKSVFPELANNNEWARYLYYTGRIKAIQLEYSEARRTLTNALRKAPQHTAVGFKQTVHKLLIVVELLLGEIPDRLQFRQPSLKRSLMPYFLLTQAVRTGNLSKFNQALEQFGEKFQTDGTYTLIIRLRHNVIKTGVRMISLSYSRISLADIAQKLQLDSPEDAEFIVAKAIRDGVIEANINHEKGYVQSKETMDIYGTREPQLAFHQRISFCLDIHNMSVKAMRFPPKAYNKDLESAEERREREQQDLEFAKEMAEDDDDGFP from the exons ATGAAAGAACAAACAGCAAAGAGACGTGAAAAGGCCAAAGATACGAAAGCTGACAAACAGAAGGAGAAGGCCGAGCCTCAGGATGTTGAGATGCCGGAGGACGAAGCTCCGAAGGAAAAAACTCCTAAGGAAATCGACAGCGTGACTTTAGAGG ACATCAAGGAGCATGTCAAGCAGATTGAGAAGGCAGTGTCAGGCAAGGAGCCACGCTTCGTGCTGCGCGCCCTGCGAGCGCTGCCCTCCACCAGCCGTCGCCTCAACCCCAACGTGCTCCACAAGGCCATCACGGGATTCTATACCGCCAACGCAGCCGCCAAGGAGTTCCTACTCGGCTTCCTGGAGGAG CCCATGGACACTGAAGGCGATGTGCAGTTCCGGCCGCGCACAGGCAAAGCAGCAGCCACCCCTCTCCTGCCCGAAGTGGAGGCCTACCTACAGCTCCTCCTAGTGGTCTACCTCACTAACAACAAGCGCTACGCTGAG GGTCAGAAGGTATCCGATGACCTGCTCCAGAAGATCAGCTCTCAGAACCGCAGAGCTCTGGACCTGGTGGCAGCCAAGTGCTACTACTACCACTCACGCGTTTACGAGTTCCTCAACCAACTGGATGTGGTGCGcag tttCCTGCACACTCGTCTGCGTACGGCAACGTTGCGTCATGACGCTGATGGGCAGGCGACTCTGCTGAACCTGCTGCTGAGGAACTACCTGCAGTACAA CCTGTACGACCAGGCTGAGAAGCTGGTTTCCAAGTCGGTGTTCCCGGAGCTGGCCAACAACAACGAGTGGGCCAGATACCTCTACTACACAG gtCGTATCAAGGCCATCCAGCTGGAGTATTCTGAGGCTAGGAGGACCCTGACCAACGCCCTGAGGAAGGCACCACAGCACACAGCCGTGGGCTTCAAGCAGACC gtaCACAAGCTGCTGATCGTGGTGGAGTTACTGTTGGGGGAGATTCCAGACCGCCTGCAGTTCAGACAGCCGTCACTCAAGAGATCACTCATGCCATACTTCTTACTGACACAGg CGGTGAGAACGGGCAACCTGTCCAAGTTCAACCAGGCTCTGGAGCAGTTTGGAGAGAAGTTCCAGACGGACGGCACCTACACGCTTATCATCCGCCTCCGACACAATGTCATCAAGACGG gtGTGCGTATGATCAGCTTGTCCTACTCTCGGATCTCGCTGGCCGACATCGCTCAGAAGCTGCAGTTGGACAGCCCCGAAGACGCAGAGTTCATCGTCGCCAAG GCTATCCGTGACGGTGTGATTGAGGCCAACATTAACCATGAGAAGGGCTATGTGCAGTCCAAGGAGACCATGGACATCTATGGCACCCGAGAGCCTCAGCTGGCCTTCCATCAACGTATCTCCTTCTGCCTCGACATACACAACATGTCTGTTAAG